From a region of the Acinetobacter larvae genome:
- a CDS encoding transposase family protein translates to MLLSLTQQRFSCNVQKKQKKWYSGKKKRHTIKFQVSMHYMTGKILSVCCDKGRVHDFKIFNKSIKYLKFKPFFIVDKGYLGIEKLGFGCLVPFKAKRGCALDKQLKKFNKEISRRRIGIEHVFGRMKIFKILSCVYRNRRKRINLRFNLLAGIYNLEWAGDQKDGCLKND, encoded by the coding sequence ATGTTGTTGTCGTTGACGCAACAGAGATTTTCGTGCAACGTCCAAAAAAAACAGAAAAAATGGTATAGCGGCAAAAAGAAACGTCACACGATTAAATTTCAAGTTTCAATGCACTATATGACCGGTAAAATACTGAGTGTTTGTTGCGATAAAGGTAGAGTTCATGATTTTAAGATATTTAATAAAAGTATTAAATATCTTAAATTTAAACCATTTTTTATAGTTGACAAGGGCTATTTAGGTATAGAAAAACTTGGATTTGGTTGCTTGGTTCCTTTTAAGGCTAAAAGAGGGTGTGCTCTAGATAAGCAGCTGAAAAAATTCAATAAAGAAATCAGCCGTAGACGAATTGGTATTGAGCATGTTTTTGGAAGAATGAAAATCTTTAAAATCTTATCCTGTGTGTACAGAAATCGGCGAAAAAGAATAAATTTAAGATTCAATTTATTAGCAGGTATATATAACCTTGAGTGGGCGGGAGATCAAAAAGATGGCTGTTTAAAAAATGATTAA
- a CDS encoding transposase family protein encodes MRYKDVKKLPDDKFRRLTGISWSTFNLMMDELRVQLPVNTGKGRPPKLPLEDRLLLCLEYWREYRTLFHVGMNYGVSETSALRTTRKIEDILIKSGKFSLPKQMPDREEANWDVVVVDATEIFVQRPKKTEKMV; translated from the coding sequence ATGAGATATAAAGACGTTAAAAAGTTACCTGATGATAAGTTTCGCAGACTTACAGGCATTAGTTGGTCCACATTTAATTTAATGATGGATGAATTAAGAGTTCAATTACCAGTCAATACTGGCAAGGGTCGCCCTCCAAAATTGCCCTTAGAAGACCGTCTTCTCTTGTGTTTAGAGTATTGGCGGGAATATAGAACGCTATTCCATGTCGGCATGAATTATGGTGTTTCAGAAACCAGTGCACTCCGAACCACCCGTAAGATTGAAGATATTCTGATTAAATCAGGGAAATTTAGTCTACCCAAACAAATGCCTGATCGAGAAGAAGCTAATTGGGATGTTGTTGTCGTTGACGCAACAGAGATTTTCGTGCAACGTCCAAAAAAAACAGAAAAAATGGTATAG
- a CDS encoding heavy-metal-associated domain-containing protein, with translation MQLYIENMTCGGCARGVTATIKAVDPAAQVEIDVEKKLVSLQSQADLEVILAALAEDAFPAVPR, from the coding sequence ATGCAACTTTATATTGAAAATATGACATGTGGTGGTTGTGCCCGTGGTGTGACTGCAACGATTAAAGCCGTTGATCCAGCCGCACAGGTCGAAATCGATGTCGAAAAGAAATTGGTGTCTTTACAAAGCCAAGCAGATCTTGAGGTGATTTTAGCTGCCTTGGCAGAGGATGCATTCCCTGCCGTGCCACGTTAA
- the cueR gene encoding Cu(I)-responsive transcriptional regulator produces MNIGQIAKRSGISAKMIRYYEQTGLIAPVQRSAAGYRVYSDQDLKTLQFIVHAKQLGFATEQIKALLGLWLHEHRQSASVKHLAQQHIQQLKQKIASLQHMVAVLEQSVAACAGDEHPQCCILDQLEQGV; encoded by the coding sequence ATGAATATAGGACAAATTGCAAAACGCTCAGGTATATCGGCAAAAATGATCCGTTATTATGAACAAACGGGATTAATTGCGCCGGTGCAGCGAAGTGCCGCAGGGTATCGGGTATATAGTGATCAAGACCTAAAAACTTTACAGTTTATTGTGCATGCGAAGCAGCTTGGCTTTGCCACAGAACAGATTAAAGCCTTGTTAGGGCTGTGGCTGCATGAACACAGACAAAGTGCTTCAGTCAAACATTTAGCCCAACAACATATTCAGCAACTTAAACAAAAAATTGCCAGCTTACAGCATATGGTTGCCGTCTTAGAGCAATCGGTTGCAGCGTGTGCGGGAGATGAACATCCGCAATGTTGTATTTTAGATCAATTAGAACAAGGCGTATAA
- a CDS encoding heavy metal translocating P-type ATPase, with protein MDTKRSSPYQLVFGVEGMTCASCVARAEKALLKVSGVQAAHVNLATETAHVSSDQPLDYEILAAALARAGYQAEATQQQQLQITGMSCASCVGRVEKALKKVPGVLQAQVNLATETASILHLARLKPEILDHAIQAAGYQVVPAEIVLNITGMSCASCVGRVEKALQKIAAVEKATVNLATESATIKADPGLNVNDLIYAIQQAGYQASLASNEQNKSQQQRKEHEQQQLKFNFILALLLTLPVFILEMGSHMIPAFHMWIAEHIGMQNSWYIQALLTGLVMCLPGRHFYQKGLPALWRLAPDMNSLVAVGSLAAYGFSLVATFAPQYLPENTVNVYFEAAAVIITLILLGRFFEAKAKGRTSQAIQHLIGMQAKTAHVLQGDQFVDLPIMQVQTGMRIEIRPGERVPVDGKVTSGQSYIDESMLSGEPLAVAKQIGDEVVGGTINQTGSLQIRATAVAEATVLAQIIQMVERAQGAKLPIQAVVDKITLWFVPVVMILAVLTFLIWFIFGPDPALSFALVNAVAVLIIACPCAMGLATPTSIMVGTGRGAELGILFRQGDALQSLQQAQVVAVDKTGTLTEGKPQLTDFEVRPAFQREQLLAQVASLESKSEHPIAHAIVESAQQQGLALLPLEEFQSITGFGIQARVAGQMIYIGADRFMQKLGHDVSVFATIAQQLGEEAKTPIYIAVEDQLAALMAVADPIKASSYTAIQALHQLGLKVVMISGDNRHTAEAIAKQLNIDEVIAEVLPEDKVNAVKSLQQQYGHVAYVGDGINDAPALAAADVGIAIGTGTDIAIEAADVVLISGQLDGVVNAIALSKATIQNIKQNLFWAFVYNAALIPVAAGVLYPHFGLLLSPIFAAAAMAMSSVFVLSNALRLTRFKVQT; from the coding sequence ATGGATACAAAGCGTTCCTCACCCTATCAGCTGGTTTTTGGAGTTGAAGGCATGACTTGCGCCTCATGTGTGGCGCGAGCAGAAAAAGCATTATTAAAAGTCTCTGGCGTTCAAGCTGCACATGTCAATCTAGCCACTGAAACGGCGCATGTGTCGAGTGATCAGCCACTTGATTATGAAATACTCGCGGCGGCTCTGGCACGCGCTGGTTATCAGGCGGAAGCCACTCAGCAGCAGCAATTGCAGATCACGGGGATGAGCTGTGCATCTTGTGTTGGGCGGGTAGAAAAAGCCTTAAAAAAAGTACCAGGCGTATTACAAGCACAGGTCAATTTGGCAACGGAAACCGCCAGTATCTTACATTTGGCAAGACTGAAACCAGAAATACTAGATCATGCCATTCAAGCAGCAGGTTATCAGGTTGTGCCGGCTGAAATAGTATTAAATATTACGGGAATGAGCTGTGCATCCTGCGTGGGGCGTGTGGAAAAAGCTTTGCAAAAAATTGCTGCTGTGGAAAAAGCGACGGTCAATTTAGCGACCGAAAGTGCAACGATCAAAGCTGACCCCGGGCTCAATGTGAACGATCTGATTTATGCGATACAACAGGCGGGTTATCAGGCAAGTCTGGCATCGAATGAGCAAAATAAGTCACAACAGCAGCGTAAAGAGCATGAGCAACAACAGTTAAAATTTAATTTTATTTTGGCTTTATTGCTGACCTTGCCGGTGTTTATTTTGGAAATGGGATCACACATGATTCCAGCTTTCCACATGTGGATTGCCGAACATATCGGTATGCAAAATAGCTGGTATATCCAAGCCTTATTGACTGGCTTGGTGATGTGTTTGCCTGGACGGCATTTTTATCAAAAAGGTTTGCCAGCATTATGGCGTCTGGCACCCGATATGAACTCTTTGGTGGCAGTGGGAAGCCTTGCCGCATATGGCTTTTCCTTGGTAGCGACTTTTGCACCGCAGTATTTGCCAGAAAATACGGTCAACGTCTATTTTGAAGCTGCCGCAGTGATTATTACCCTTATTTTATTGGGGCGTTTTTTTGAAGCCAAAGCCAAAGGGCGTACCTCACAAGCTATTCAGCATTTAATTGGCATGCAAGCCAAAACAGCACATGTTTTACAAGGTGATCAATTCGTCGATTTACCGATTATGCAAGTGCAAACAGGCATGCGAATTGAAATACGTCCGGGTGAACGTGTCCCTGTCGATGGTAAGGTCACCAGTGGTCAAAGTTATATCGATGAATCCATGTTGAGTGGCGAGCCTTTGGCTGTGGCGAAACAGATCGGAGATGAGGTGGTTGGCGGCACCATTAACCAGACTGGTAGTTTGCAAATTCGAGCAACTGCCGTTGCTGAAGCGACAGTATTGGCGCAAATTATTCAAATGGTTGAACGAGCACAGGGCGCGAAGCTTCCCATTCAAGCAGTAGTCGATAAAATCACCTTGTGGTTTGTGCCTGTGGTGATGATATTGGCAGTGCTCACGTTCTTGATCTGGTTTATTTTTGGACCAGATCCAGCCTTAAGTTTTGCTTTGGTCAATGCTGTAGCCGTACTGATTATTGCTTGTCCCTGTGCGATGGGATTGGCGACACCGACTTCAATTATGGTGGGTACAGGGCGTGGGGCGGAACTGGGTATTTTATTCCGTCAGGGCGATGCCTTGCAGTCTTTACAGCAGGCCCAGGTGGTCGCGGTCGATAAAACCGGAACCTTGACCGAAGGCAAGCCGCAATTGACTGATTTTGAAGTACGACCAGCTTTTCAACGGGAACAACTGTTGGCACAAGTGGCAAGTCTTGAGTCTAAATCTGAGCATCCAATTGCCCATGCCATCGTCGAGTCGGCACAACAACAAGGGCTTGCCTTGCTGCCGCTTGAAGAATTTCAGTCGATTACTGGTTTTGGCATCCAAGCGCGTGTTGCGGGTCAAATGATTTACATTGGTGCAGATCGCTTTATGCAAAAGCTTGGGCATGATGTCAGTGTATTTGCAACCATTGCACAGCAGCTGGGTGAAGAAGCCAAAACACCGATTTATATCGCCGTGGAAGATCAGTTGGCTGCATTAATGGCGGTTGCCGATCCGATCAAAGCCAGCAGCTATACTGCCATTCAAGCCTTGCATCAATTGGGCTTAAAAGTGGTGATGATCAGTGGTGACAACCGCCATACAGCTGAAGCAATTGCCAAACAATTAAATATCGATGAAGTCATTGCCGAAGTATTGCCTGAAGATAAAGTCAATGCCGTCAAAAGTCTACAACAACAATATGGTCATGTCGCCTATGTGGGGGATGGCATCAATGATGCACCCGCACTGGCGGCAGCAGATGTAGGGATTGCCATTGGTACAGGCACCGATATTGCCATTGAAGCGGCAGATGTGGTGTTGATTTCGGGACAATTAGATGGTGTGGTCAATGCAATTGCTTTAAGTAAGGCAACCATTCAGAACATCAAACAAAATCTATTTTGGGCTTTTGTCTACAATGCAGCATTGATTCCCGTGGCAGCCGGTGTTTTATATCCACATTTTGGGCTGTTATTGTCGCCGATTTTTGCCGCTGCGGCGATGGCCATGTCCTCGGTTTTTGTCTTGAGCAATGCCTTGAGATTGACACGTTTTAAAGTACAAACGTGA
- a CDS encoding class I SAM-dependent methyltransferase, with protein sequence MAKDFAHPDVVDQYDQHILKLIPGYHLVHQQIAVLLESYLPQRAHILVVGCGTGYELAALLALQSDWTFTATDLSATMLEKAQAKISAMGQAHRVQFIQADVHQLPADAQFDAALLILVAHFIAHTDKTALFQQIYLRLAAGAILLSYDLMQSPRTEDLSALAKLCQQQGLSAIQSQKMLQRLHDDFYVDDSAVYQQRLLDSGFATVSSYSQVLCYQGFLAQKSR encoded by the coding sequence ATGGCTAAGGACTTCGCTCATCCAGATGTAGTCGATCAGTATGATCAGCATATTTTAAAACTGATTCCTGGTTATCACTTAGTACACCAACAGATTGCGGTGTTATTAGAAAGCTATTTACCGCAACGCGCACATATTTTAGTTGTGGGCTGTGGCACAGGCTATGAATTGGCAGCATTATTGGCACTGCAGTCTGATTGGACGTTCACCGCTACAGATTTGTCCGCCACGATGTTAGAAAAAGCGCAAGCGAAGATCAGCGCAATGGGCCAAGCACATCGTGTGCAATTTATACAAGCAGATGTACATCAATTACCCGCTGATGCGCAATTTGATGCGGCATTATTGATCTTGGTTGCCCACTTTATTGCCCATACAGATAAAACAGCATTATTCCAGCAAATCTATCTACGCTTAGCGGCTGGTGCCATTTTACTCAGCTATGACTTAATGCAATCACCACGCACTGAAGATTTATCCGCTTTGGCGAAATTATGTCAACAACAAGGCTTGAGTGCCATACAAAGTCAAAAAATGCTACAACGCTTACACGATGATTTTTATGTCGATGATAGCGCTGTTTATCAGCAGCGACTACTCGACAGTGGTTTTGCAACAGTAAGTAGTTATAGCCAAGTACTGTGTTATCAAGGCTTTCTTGCACAAAAGTCACGCTGA
- a CDS encoding LysR family transcriptional regulator, which translates to MMPFKMLIRAWSKYFAAMILAINPVAQIHNQVEGLVRIAVPENLAYTLVLPALQTLYQQHPKLRIELSTGVEIRNVHRRDVDLAIRTIQPEQGNVTIRRLGALAFAFYGTPHYLQHSDEQDYAYIGWTESQQDLQLARFLKRFLKHKSCVLQCNTLSMQIHAVQQNLGIAILPRFIAQQRDLLRVHPTQQLQQPIWLVAQSHVLSSQRVRTVADHLIALFSEMTMFNDGIGFDNMQ; encoded by the coding sequence ATGATGCCTTTTAAAATGTTGATCAGAGCATGGTCTAAATATTTCGCAGCAATGATATTGGCGATTAATCCAGTTGCACAAATACATAATCAGGTTGAAGGTTTAGTACGTATAGCTGTACCTGAAAATTTAGCTTATACCTTGGTGTTACCTGCATTGCAAACACTCTATCAGCAGCATCCCAAATTACGTATTGAGTTAAGCACAGGAGTGGAAATACGTAATGTACATCGCCGTGATGTGGATTTAGCCATTCGTACCATACAGCCAGAGCAGGGCAACGTTACCATTCGCCGTTTGGGGGCATTGGCTTTTGCATTTTATGGTACACCTCACTATCTACAGCATAGCGATGAACAAGATTATGCTTATATTGGTTGGACTGAGTCGCAACAAGATTTGCAATTGGCGCGTTTTCTTAAGCGCTTTTTAAAACATAAAAGTTGTGTCCTACAATGCAATACGCTGTCGATGCAAATCCACGCGGTACAGCAAAATTTAGGCATAGCCATCCTACCAAGGTTTATTGCTCAACAACGTGATTTGCTGCGCGTTCATCCTACACAGCAACTCCAGCAACCAATTTGGTTGGTCGCACAAAGCCATGTCCTGAGTAGTCAACGTGTACGTACTGTGGCTGATCACTTGATTGCTTTGTTTAGTGAAATGACCATGTTTAATGATGGCATAGGGTTTGATAATATGCAGTAA
- a CDS encoding DsbA family protein, with translation MSIKTLHWIVDPICGWSYAALPLIQQIEQKQLCPQQLHFGGLFIGDRCQAMDGELRARITQFDHQIHQRTGAQFGEDYLKRLQDPSLVLNSLPAIQALVALKKSGNDQLLISYLTQLQVAYYQYGKNINQLETLYKLLPTANMHAAQWQQTIAAVTADDVNLEFNHAHALLHQVGGQGYPTAVLESSAGYQNIAVADYYHRTADFAALIQTQ, from the coding sequence ATGTCAATAAAGACCTTACACTGGATCGTCGATCCAATTTGTGGCTGGAGCTATGCTGCATTGCCACTGATCCAACAGATTGAGCAAAAACAGCTTTGCCCACAGCAGTTACATTTTGGTGGTCTGTTTATCGGTGATCGTTGCCAAGCAATGGATGGCGAATTAAGAGCACGCATTACACAATTTGATCACCAGATTCATCAGCGCACAGGGGCGCAATTTGGTGAGGATTATCTAAAACGTTTACAAGATCCAAGCTTGGTGCTCAATTCACTCCCAGCCATTCAAGCTTTGGTTGCACTCAAAAAAAGTGGGAATGATCAATTACTTATTTCCTACTTAACACAATTACAAGTGGCTTATTATCAGTATGGCAAGAATATTAATCAGCTGGAAACCCTATATAAACTCTTGCCCACTGCCAATATGCATGCTGCGCAATGGCAACAAACTATTGCAGCAGTTACAGCCGATGATGTGAATCTGGAGTTTAACCATGCGCACGCTCTACTCCATCAAGTCGGCGGGCAGGGTTATCCCACTGCAGTATTAGAAAGCAGTGCTGGCTACCAAAATATTGCTGTCGCAGATTATTATCATCGTACAGCAGATTTTGCCGCACTGATTCAAACCCAATAA
- a CDS encoding Vmh family MBL fold metallo-hydrolase, protein MNTLLKTIAISTALFSSQLFAGTLSYKTYNPQQQAIFPVSSTLIVGDKDAVLVDAQFSTKDAEQLVQLIKDSGKNLKYIVISAGDPDFYFGLEPIVKAFPNTPILASEQVVAHIEKTKDAKLAYWGPILKDAAPQQLYVPTISKTKNFELEGHKIQLKAPQSYAAYLWVPSTRTVLGGVGISSGIHVWTADAQTAKQRQDWQRTLQQIQSLGATTVIPGHYIGDMPKQTEAVQFTAQYLKDFEKALKQHKASGEVIAEMKTQYPTLAEESSLELSSKVNTGEMPW, encoded by the coding sequence ATGAATACACTGCTAAAAACCATCGCCATCAGCACCGCTTTATTCAGCTCACAACTGTTTGCAGGTACATTGAGTTATAAAACCTATAATCCTCAACAACAGGCCATCTTTCCGGTCAGCTCTACCCTGATTGTGGGCGATAAAGATGCGGTATTGGTCGATGCGCAATTTAGTACCAAAGATGCTGAACAGTTGGTACAACTGATTAAGGATAGCGGTAAAAACTTAAAATACATTGTCATTAGCGCTGGCGATCCAGATTTTTATTTTGGTTTAGAGCCGATTGTCAAAGCATTTCCAAACACGCCTATTCTTGCTTCAGAACAAGTTGTTGCGCATATTGAGAAAACCAAAGACGCCAAATTGGCTTATTGGGGGCCGATTTTAAAAGATGCAGCACCACAACAGCTCTATGTACCGACCATCAGCAAAACTAAAAACTTTGAATTGGAAGGACATAAAATTCAACTCAAAGCCCCTCAATCTTATGCAGCGTATTTATGGGTACCGAGTACCCGTACAGTATTAGGAGGCGTTGGTATTAGTTCAGGTATTCATGTCTGGACCGCCGATGCACAAACAGCAAAACAACGCCAAGATTGGCAACGCACCTTGCAACAAATCCAATCTTTAGGTGCAACTACGGTAATCCCTGGACATTATATTGGTGACATGCCAAAACAAACTGAAGCCGTACAATTTACCGCGCAATATCTCAAAGATTTTGAAAAAGCGTTAAAACAACATAAAGCCTCTGGCGAAGTGATTGCTGAGATGAAAACTCAATATCCAACACTTGCTGAAGAGAGTTCGTTAGAGCTCAGCTCTAAAGTCAATACTGGTGAAATGCCATGGTAA
- a CDS encoding helix-turn-helix domain-containing protein, whose protein sequence is MKVFDSHSIRAKLQHLKMQRDSVPDHFGQGYTDSIQIESGLSLAYTDYMATQHIVEHSDLDLAVPQLSITFALQGYSYYLAHAGEEFQFRAGSTMVTALHQVRAERHYFAKQAVRQLRLLLSPAFLAQYHFQDLQQQLEQTRSAQQWALQRTTPQMLHLAEHIIALSHADASHLDFKIAALSLVASQFKQLQRPDQPAFKISSADEEKLYAALEMMQRDYAQPLGLDYLCLSVAMNRFKFKQAFKALFNITPHQKLIQIRMQQARQRLAAGEHVSVVAYGVGYKHVSNFSAAFLQYYGYRPKALFHDDHRE, encoded by the coding sequence ATGAAAGTATTTGATAGTCATTCTATTCGGGCAAAGTTACAGCACTTAAAGATGCAACGTGACTCCGTCCCAGATCATTTTGGGCAGGGTTATACGGATAGCATACAGATAGAATCTGGTTTAAGTTTGGCATATACCGATTATATGGCCACGCAGCATATTGTGGAGCATAGTGATTTAGATTTAGCTGTACCGCAATTAAGCATTACTTTTGCCTTACAGGGCTATTCTTATTATCTTGCGCATGCTGGAGAAGAATTTCAGTTTCGTGCCGGTTCTACCATGGTCACGGCATTACATCAAGTACGTGCAGAGCGGCATTATTTTGCCAAGCAAGCAGTTAGACAATTACGGTTATTGTTGAGCCCAGCGTTTTTAGCACAATACCATTTTCAAGATTTACAGCAACAACTAGAACAAACCCGTTCAGCACAACAATGGGCATTGCAGCGTACAACGCCGCAAATGCTGCATCTAGCAGAACATATTATTGCCTTAAGCCATGCTGATGCCAGTCATTTGGATTTTAAAATCGCAGCACTTTCTTTGGTGGCATCGCAGTTTAAACAATTACAACGCCCCGATCAGCCTGCCTTTAAAATCAGCAGTGCCGATGAAGAAAAACTATATGCTGCCTTGGAAATGATGCAGCGTGATTATGCTCAGCCTTTGGGTTTGGATTATTTATGTTTAAGTGTGGCTATGAACCGCTTTAAGTTTAAACAAGCTTTTAAAGCGCTCTTTAACATTACACCACACCAAAAATTGATTCAAATCCGCATGCAACAAGCACGTCAACGCCTAGCAGCGGGGGAGCATGTTTCTGTGGTTGCCTATGGTGTTGGCTATAAGCATGTTTCCAATTTTAGTGCGGCTTTTTTACAGTATTATGGCTATCGCCCTAAAGCATTATTTCATGATGATCACAGGGAATAG
- a CDS encoding MFS transporter codes for MSETQHIASSTAASSTTVRIATPTSLSPQTRPSKFSNVLLWIGFILIALNLRLIFATVGPLLQNLELSFRSTLLVTTLPLFLLGGCCYLGIVFRQKLGEEKSLFWALILLSLGCAVRYFGETGLILGTILGSTGIAVMNVIMPALAKKRFPPQSIGLVMGIYALMLGVGAVLGASMSFPLFQVFGSDRDAAFITLACAALPAFVALIFWLPQLSQRRVPDSSPTAPPAAHPAAQSSTKSVYSNWMAWSITLFFGLQTLNLYVFLPWLPTLLMAQQIDQAQASFIFSLSQLSLMLASFSIPLWAARYRDHRGLIVLIIILSLMGTLGVQFGAVAHKVFWACCLGFAQGAAPALCVYLFIAKSGNIETAVKLAVMAQMLGYFMAAIGPLWIAYFYQRGIDWNQQILLLSAILVAELFLCWQAGKNVKIQ; via the coding sequence ATGTCAGAGACACAACATATCGCTTCATCGACCGCAGCTTCATCGACCACAGTCAGAATAGCCACACCAACAAGCCTCTCGCCTCAGACCAGACCATCTAAATTCTCGAATGTATTATTATGGATCGGTTTTATCCTGATTGCTTTAAATTTGCGATTAATTTTTGCCACAGTTGGACCCTTATTACAGAATCTTGAATTAAGTTTTAGAAGCACGCTCTTGGTCACTACACTGCCCTTATTCTTATTGGGAGGATGTTGTTATTTAGGCATAGTGTTTCGACAAAAATTGGGCGAAGAAAAAAGTTTATTCTGGGCATTAATCTTATTAAGTCTTGGTTGTGCCGTACGTTATTTTGGTGAGACCGGTTTAATACTGGGTACAATCTTGGGCAGCACGGGTATCGCTGTCATGAATGTCATCATGCCAGCACTGGCCAAAAAACGTTTTCCGCCACAATCCATCGGCTTGGTGATGGGCATTTATGCACTCATGTTAGGGGTAGGTGCGGTACTCGGCGCCAGTATGAGCTTTCCTTTATTTCAAGTCTTTGGGTCAGATCGTGATGCCGCGTTTATCACCTTAGCCTGTGCTGCGCTTCCAGCATTTGTCGCTTTAATCTTTTGGTTACCACAGTTATCACAACGCCGCGTCCCTGACAGCTCGCCCACAGCACCACCAGCTGCACACCCAGCAGCTCAATCATCGACCAAAAGCGTATATAGCAACTGGATGGCGTGGTCGATTACTTTGTTTTTTGGCTTACAAACCTTAAATCTATATGTATTTTTGCCTTGGTTACCAACACTGCTCATGGCACAACAGATTGATCAGGCGCAAGCTAGTTTTATTTTCTCTCTGTCTCAACTCAGCCTCATGCTTGCAAGCTTTAGTATTCCACTTTGGGCAGCACGTTATCGCGATCATCGTGGTCTCATTGTCTTGATTATTATCTTGTCGCTAATGGGAACGCTGGGTGTGCAATTCGGAGCTGTTGCGCACAAAGTATTTTGGGCATGTTGCTTAGGCTTTGCCCAAGGTGCTGCACCGGCCTTATGTGTTTATCTGTTTATTGCCAAAAGTGGCAATATCGAAACTGCGGTTAAATTGGCCGTGATGGCACAAATGCTAGGCTACTTTATGGCTGCGATTGGTCCCTTGTGGATTGCTTATTTTTATCAACGCGGTATCGATTGGAATCAACAGATTTTACTCTTAAGTGCTATTTTAGTTGCAGAATTATTTTTATGCTGGCAAGCCGGTAAAAATGTAAAAATTCAATAG
- a CDS encoding Cof-type HAD-IIB family hydrolase, with translation MSVKLIAVDMDSTFLRTDKSYDKTRFLQQYAALKQRGIYFVAASGNPLYTLQYYFPEIADEIAYVAENGVYVVDGQQELNFSHFDSELLRLILNDLYPDFAACMVLCGKQQALISTAVAEQSLAKLSIYYKNLQRCEDVLALQQPICKITLNTKAEHEAAVLAQLAEKSYVQQHLVHVVSSGFGFIDLILPNKHKAYGLRFLQQKWAIDSANVLAIGDNYNDLQMVQQAGYGFAMDNAVDALKQVAKYHAPSNDEDGVLAVIDWVLAAAKPWPLATTAESY, from the coding sequence ATGTCGGTTAAATTAATCGCAGTCGATATGGATAGTACTTTCTTAAGGACGGATAAAAGCTACGATAAAACACGTTTTTTACAGCAGTATGCCGCATTAAAACAACGTGGGATTTATTTTGTTGCTGCCAGTGGTAATCCACTTTATACCTTACAATATTATTTCCCTGAGATTGCCGATGAAATTGCTTATGTTGCTGAAAATGGCGTTTACGTGGTCGATGGCCAACAAGAATTAAATTTCAGTCATTTTGATAGCGAGCTTCTGCGGCTGATTTTAAATGATTTATATCCGGATTTTGCCGCATGTATGGTGCTGTGTGGCAAGCAACAAGCATTGATCTCAACTGCAGTAGCAGAACAGAGTTTAGCGAAGTTATCGATCTATTATAAAAACCTACAACGCTGTGAAGATGTATTGGCATTGCAGCAACCGATTTGTAAAATTACATTGAATACTAAAGCAGAACACGAAGCTGCTGTCTTGGCGCAACTGGCAGAAAAAAGCTATGTGCAACAGCATTTGGTTCATGTGGTATCGAGTGGCTTTGGTTTTATCGACTTGATTTTACCCAACAAGCACAAAGCCTATGGTCTGCGTTTTTTACAACAGAAGTGGGCAATTGATAGCGCGAATGTATTGGCAATTGGCGATAATTATAATGATTTGCAAATGGTACAACAGGCAGGTTATGGCTTTGCCATGGACAATGCGGTAGATGCCTTAAAGCAAGTGGCTAAATATCATGCGCCAAGCAATGATGAGGATGGTGTCTTGGCAGTGATTGATTGGGTATTGGCTGCTGCTAAGCCCTGGCCCTTAGCCACAACAGCCGAATCCTATTGA